A window from Solanum stenotomum isolate F172 chromosome 5, ASM1918654v1, whole genome shotgun sequence encodes these proteins:
- the LOC125863890 gene encoding uncharacterized protein LOC125863890: protein MVVDEILLLMTLSDFVGKYVDFQMEGIIYESSSLYSGLVSAITSQHRIDVNINDIEIKYIVIDRCPPVSIHNDMGVWVFLDQKKANVDFFTKYSLCITLKNIAMDNHDSVVVVDRRHFDVSRPLTNLDLRSNNSIRLEGMNSGGVVDENNDEGNKVINDLSNLFVAENQIHKDKGTLMEVMRHYGVVEKFKFLVSRFSSSCYYLKCPSENCSWLMNSSSLNQSGLFKIRKYCADHTCSVRDRVYARRQGVTNIVVVLTLDKFVDPTTVYTPKDIAKDMLKLHDVSLTHMQAWRAKEKAIKLVRGDSAESYAKISSYLYILEQTYLDSVLSLKRKEGWEYCRPVVVVDGAALRGAYGGTMLTASTMDP, encoded by the exons atggtggTAGATGAGATCCTTCTG TTAATGACATTATCTGATTTTGTTG ggaaatatgttgattttcaGATGGAGGGGATTATCTATGAATCTTCAAGTCTGTATAGTGGTCTAGTAAGTGCGATAACTTCACAACATAGGATAGATGTTAATATTAATGATATAGAGATTAAATATATAGTTATTGATCGATGTCCACCTGTTAGTATCCATAATGATATGGGTGTGTGGGTTTTTTTGgatcaaaagaaagctaatgtAGATTTCTTTACAAAATATTCATTGTGCATAACTCTGAAGAATATAGCAATGGATAATCATGATTCTGTAGTTGTTGTGGATAGGAGACATTTTGATGTTAGTAGACCACTAACAAATCTTGATTTACGATCAAATAACTCCATCCGCTTGGAAGGAATGAATTCGGGTGGAgttgttgatgaaaataatgatgAAGGAAATAAAGTAATCAATGACCTTTCTAATCTGTTTGTAGCTGAAAATCAAATTCACAAGGATAAGGGCACACTTATGGAGGTGATGCGACATTATGGAGTTgtcgaaaaattcaaatttcttgtaTCTCGTTTTAGTTCTTCTTG TTATTACCTGAAGTGTCCTTCTGAAAATTGTTCCTGGTTAATGAATTCATCAAGTTTGAATCAATCGGGGCTATTCAAAATCAGAAAATATTGTGCGGATCACACTTGTTCTGTTAGAGATAGAGTATATGCAAGGCGTCAGGGAGTCACTAACATTGTAGTTGTTTTGACATTAGACAAATTTGTTGATCCAACAACTGTATACACTCCGAAAGACATAGCCAAAGACATGTTGAAATTACATGATGTTTCGCTGACACACATGCAGGCCTGGCGAGCTAAAGAAAAGGCAATAAAATTAGTGCGTGGAGATTCGGCCGAGTCATATGCTAAAATATCaa GTTATCTATACATATTGGAGCAGACCTATCTTGATTCTGTTTTGAgcttgaaaagaaaagaag GTTGGGAGTATTGTAGGCCAGTTGTAGTGGTTGATGGGGCAGCCTTAAGAGGCGCATATGGTGGTACAATGTTGACTGCAAGCACTATGGATCCATGA
- the LOC125863891 gene encoding uncharacterized protein LOC125863891 has product MVDKDRGKSKQSDNPKKKFNANAMRRPTGVVISDEPSRVNISKRASVSTTHSTHQSHNASIHVAPQSGYTISTPTVVPSSGYQTLQGYSHLGRGSNIPSASASQCNSLNTSSGSIGLSNLHIESNGSEPNTPTTQHSDAHGPQPGDRDNFRRLVIEPLRYNLRPDVGMAKIILKCIGTHYNGVYPNWSSIPLNVQGQMFNEFKEKELGRPVAVPEMFKVTHVKKSTNPTEEERWIESRAQETYDRYIRISQEYCSTLPLESQDRPFTQEENENLWKQSVGEPIRGSVYGYPEKAYQKKKSWYCGSSSSSFDGGDRETISAMESKIAYLNAELAAVAEREKKREEKEKKREEQITTAKEVENKRYAALQAQLTFLFESGNILPPCPASSDRSDQEGDKNDKSDKESEGDENGKSDKESEGDEE; this is encoded by the exons ATGGTAGATAAAGACAGGGGTAAATCAAAACAATCCGATAATCCGAAAAAGAAATTTAACGCCAATGCTATGAGAAGGCCCACTGGGGTCGTGATATCTGATGAGCCCTCTCgagttaatatttcaaaaagagCCTCAGTTTCAACTACTCACTCGACACACCAGTCACATAATGCCTCTATTCATGTGGCTCCACAATCTGGTTATACTATATCTACACCCACTGTGGTACCTAGTTCGGGTTACCAAACATTGCAGGGCTATTCACATCTTGGTCGTGGATCTAACATACCATCAGCTAGTGCTAGTCAGTGCAATAGTTTGAATACTAGTAGTGGATCAATTGGACTTTCCAATCTTCATATTGAATCCAATGGCTCAGAGCCTAATACTCCTACCACCCAGCACTCAGATGCACATGGTCCTCAGCCAGGCGATAGAGACAATTTTCGGAGACTCGTCATCGAGCCATTACGATACAA CTTACGTCCGGATGTGGGTATGGCaaagattattttaaagtgcATCGGAACTCACTATAATGGTGTGTATCCAAATTGGAGTTCGATTCCACTTAACGTCCAAGGGCAGATGTTCAATGAATTTAag gAAAAAGAGTTGGGTAGGCCGGTAGCTGTACCAGAGATGTTCAAGGTTACTCACGTCAAGAAGAGTACGAACCCcacagaagaagaaagatggattGAGTCACGTGCTCAAGAGACATAT GATAGGTATATACGAATATCTCAGGAATATTGTAGTACTCTACCTCTTGAGAGTCAGGACAGACCATTTACACAAGAAGAAAACGAGAATCTTTGGAAACAGAGTGTTGGTGAACCGATTAGAGGTTCAGTCTACGGCTATCCAGAAAAGGCGTATCAGAAGAAGAAGTCTTGGTATTGTGGTTCATCATCCTCAAGCTTTGATGGTGGGGATAGAGAGACAATATCTGCAATGGAGAGTAAGATAGCTTATCTCAATGCCGAGCTTGCTGCTGTAGccgaaagagagaagaagagagaagaaaaagagaagaagagagaggaGCAGATTACGACAGCAAAGGAGGTAGAGAACAAGAGGTATGCAGCGCTTCAGGCccaactaacttttctttttgaatcaggAAATATTCTTCCTCCATGTCCGGCTAGTAGTGATAGATCTGATCAGGAGGGTGATAAGAATGATAAGTCTGATAAGGAAAGTGAGGGTGATGAGAATGGTAAGTCTGATAAggagagtgagggtgatgagGAGTAG